Proteins from a genomic interval of Lolium perenne isolate Kyuss_39 chromosome 1, Kyuss_2.0, whole genome shotgun sequence:
- the LOC127304541 gene encoding NADH dehydrogenase [ubiquinone] flavoprotein 2, mitochondrial-like, translated as MAARLAARRLLGLASASASQSAARRIAPSTISSPAAAAATGYFSRTFSSALNYHIDSPENSPDMPWEFTKMNMEKVKEILSHYPSNYKQSGIIPMLDLAQQQHGGWVPVAAMDAIAKIVEVAPIRVYEVIL; from the exons ATGGCCGCCCGCCTCGCGGCCCGCCGCCTCCTCGGcctcgcctccgcctccgcttcacAGTCCGCCGCCCGCCGAATCGCTCCTTCTACG ATCTCTTcccccgccgccgcagccgccacGGGATACTTCTCCAGGACCTTCTCCTCGGCGCTTAACTAC CACATCGATTCGCCGGAGAACAGCCCGGACATGCCGTGGGAGTTCACAAAGATGAACATGGAGAAG gtcaaGGAGATTCTATCTCATTACCCGAGCAACTACAAGCAATCTGGTATCATCCCAATGCTTGATCTTGCACAGCAGCAGCATGGTGGATGGGTCCCAGTTGCAGCAATGGATGCT ATTGCTAAAATTGTCGAAGTTGCGCCGATCAGGGTCTATGAAGTTATCTTGTGA